The following are from one region of the Oreochromis aureus strain Israel breed Guangdong linkage group 1, ZZ_aureus, whole genome shotgun sequence genome:
- the LOC116325521 gene encoding multiple C2 and transmembrane domain-containing protein 2-like isoform X3 — MEKKPGMMQHLRQKMLPHFKRSKEPLNKLAVQLDHNRISSSVPDVRNVKQGYPQVSSRVPFQQYNSPSYSDPSTPLARPPTGPVGGGRSVNLKAGSGRIGRSENRLSVPTNCTNRSSSQESFNSLCGEETSSRDTYQPGRGMEPEELALPEMMTVYSPDSAAVDDSLDSSQYEMDNEAVNMSESARDSQRSYLLTVNLKEGRNLVIRDRCGTSDPYVKFKLDGKTFYKSKVVYKNLNPVWNESFSLPIKDLNQKLYIKVYDRDLTTDDFMGAASVLLSDLEMDKVNEMSLRLDDPNSLEEDMGVVLVDLSLSLRNGDNKRSNKWHQKRTRSSRAGKNSQSVSLSEELKKSQLWTSVLLVTLVEGKKLPVDSQAGQFSVLFKLGEQRYKSKDHCKVPNPQWRERFTFKQFFNSPENLEVELRSKEGRKAAESLGKRCVNLSKIPFDQRQLIEMEYGTGHVYCLLMLTMCSGVSISDLCAAPLSEPRELQNQLDNYSLKRSLTNLRDVGFLQVKVIKATDLMAADLNGKSDPFCVLELGNDRLQTHTVYKSLNPEWNTVFTFPVKDIHDVLVVTIFDEDGDKAPDFLGKVAIPLLLIRRGQQIAFPLKKEDLGELSKGSITLELEVIFNPVRASIRTFQPKERYFMEDNPKFSKKALARNVMRVQTLYRAIMSTLQYIKSCFQWESFQRSLLAFLVFLVTVWYWEFYMLPLSFVLLISWNYLQIRSGRVSQDVANIDLADEDEDDEKESERKGLIEKIHMVQDIILTVQNLLDGIACLGERIKNTFNWTMPFLSALALLMFITAAIITYFIPIRYIVLIWGINKFTKKLRNPYSIDNNEVLDFLSRVPSDVQKVQYSELRGSRKKKVL; from the exons ATGGAGAAGAAGCCAGGCATGATGCAGCATCTCCGTCAGAAGATGCTGCCACACTTCAAGCGGAGCAAGGAACCCTTAAACAAGTTGGCTGTCCAGCTTGACCACAATCGGATAAGCTCCTCCGTTCCTGACGTAAGGAACGTGAAGCAGGGTTACCCCCAGGTCTCCTCCAGAGTGCCTTTTCAGCAGTACAACAGTCCCAGTTATAGCGATCCTTCCACACCGCTTGCCAGGCCTCCTACAGGTCCTGTAGGAGGTGGGAGGAGTGTAAACCTTAAAGCAGGTAGTGGAAGAATAGGGAGGAGTGAAAACAGACTGAGCGTGCctacaaactgcacaaaccGTTCTTCTTCCCAGGAATCCTTCAACAGTCTTTGTGGAGAGGAGACATCTTCTCGGGACACATACCAACCTGGACGAGGCATGGAGCCCGAGGAACTTGCACTACCAGAGATGATGACTGTTTACAGTCCAGACAGTGCGGCTGTAGATGATTCCCTGGACAGCTCGCAG TATGAGATGGACAATGAGGCTGTGAACATGTCTGAGAGTGCCAGAGATTCCCAGAGGTCCTACCTGCTCACCGTTAACTTAAAGGAAGGACGCAACTTGGTCATCAGGGACCGCTGTG GTACCAGCGACCCCTACGTCAAATTCAAATTGGATGGAAAAACATTCTACAAAAGTAAAGTGGTTTATAAAAACCTCAACCCTGTATGGAATGAGTCCTTCTCTTTGCCCATTAAGGATCTGAATCAGAAGCTTTACATCaag GTGTATGACCGTGACCTTACAACTGATGACTTTATGGGCGCTGCAAGTGTCCTTCTGAGTGATCTGGAGATGGACAA GGTCAATGAGATGTCTTTGCGCCTGGATGACCCAAACAGCCTGGAGGAGGACATGGGCGTCGTATTGGTGGACTTGAGTCTGTCACTCAGAAATGGAGACAACAAAAGAAGCAAT AAATGGCACCAAAAACGAACACGAAGTAGTAGG GCTGGAAAGAATTCTCAGAGTGTTAGTTTGTCAGAAGAGCTGAAGAAGAGTCAGCTGTGGACATCTGTGTTGTTGGTGACTCTGGTTGAGGGTAAGAAGCTGCCGGTGGACAGTCAGGCAGGTCAGTTCTCCGTTCTCTTCAAACTGGGAGAGCAGCGATACAAAAGCAAG gATCACTGCAAAGTGCCAAATCCTCAGTGGAGAGAGAGGTTCACCTTCAAACAGTTTTTCAACAGTCCGGAAAATCTGGAGGTGGAGCTCCGGTCCAAGGAAGGACGAAAGGCTGCGGAATCCCTGGGGAA GCGTTGCGTGAACCTGTCAAAAATCCCTTTCGATCAAAGGCAATTGATAGAAATGGAATATGGGACAGGACACGTGTATTGCCTCCTTATGCTGACCATGTGCAGTGGCGTCTCCATCTCCGACCTCTGTGCCGCACCACTCAGTGAACCCCGTGAACTTCAGAACCAGCTGGACAACTAT AGTTTAAAAAGGTCCCTGACAAATCTTCGTGACGTTGGTTTCCTTCAAGTCAAAGTTATTAAGGCTACTGATCTGATGGCTGCTGATTTAAATG GCAAGAGTgaccctttctgtgtgctggaaCTGGGGAACGACAGACTACAAACCCACACGGTCTACAAAAGCCTAAACCCAGAATGGAATACAGTCTTTACATT CCCTGTCAAAGACATTCATGATGTTCTGGTGGTGACTATCTTTGATGAGGATGGAGACAAGGCGCCAGACTTCCTTGGAAAAGTTGCCATTCCTCTGCTTTTG atccgcAGGGGACAACAGATTGCCTTCCCGCTGAAGAAAGAGGACTTAGGCGAGCTGTCGAAGGGGAGCATCACTCTGGAGCTGGAGGTTATTTTTAACCCT gtcAGAGCAAGTATTAGAACCTTCCAGCCAAAGGAGAGATATTTTATGGAGGACAATCCCAAGTTTTCCAAAAAG gcTCTGGCCAGGAACGTGATGCGTGTTCAGACATTGTACAGGGCAATCATGTCGactctgcagtacatcaaaagcTGCTTCCAGTGGGAGAGTTTTCAGAGGAGCCTGCTAGCCTTCCTG GTGTTTTTGGTGACAGTATGGTACTGGGAGTTTTATATGCTGCCCCTCTCCTTTGTTCTGCTCATCTCGTGGAACTACCTACAGATCCGCTCTGGACGGGTCAGCCAGGATGTG gcCAACATCGATTTGGCGGATGAGGATGAAGACGATGAGAAG GAGTCcgagaggaaagggctcatagAGAAAATCCACATGGTCCAAGACATCATCCTCACCGTTCAAAACCTTCTCGACGGGATCGCTTGTTTAGGGGAGAGGATTAAAAA CACGTTCAACTGGACCATGCCGTTCCTGTCAGCCTTGGCTTTGTTGATGTTCATCACTGCAGCAATTATCACATACTTCATCCCTATACGCTACATAGTTTTAATATGGG GTATCAATAAATTCACCAAGAAATTACGGAACCCGTACAGCATTGACAACAATGAAGTGCTTGATTTCCTGTCGAGGGTGCCTTCAGATGTGCAGAAG GTTCAGTACAGTGAGCTGagagggagcaggaagaagaaagtCTTGTAG
- the LOC116325521 gene encoding multiple C2 and transmembrane domain-containing protein 2-like isoform X1, producing the protein MEKKPGMMQHLRQKMLPHFKRSKEPLNKLAVQLDHNRISSSVPDVRNVKQGYPQVSSRVPFQQYNSPSYSDPSTPLARPPTGPVGGGRSVNLKAGSGRIGRSENRLSVPTNCTNRSSSQESFNSLCGEETSSRDTYQPGRGMEPEELALPEMMTVYSPDSAAVDDSLDSSQYDNDYSGNIKEGDHQNYEMDNEAVNMSESARDSQRSYLLTVNLKEGRNLVIRDRCGTSDPYVKFKLDGKTFYKSKVVYKNLNPVWNESFSLPIKDLNQKLYIKVYDRDLTTDDFMGAASVLLSDLEMDKVNEMSLRLDDPNSLEEDMGVVLVDLSLSLRNGDNKRSNKWHQKRTRSSRAGKNSQSVSLSEELKKSQLWTSVLLVTLVEGKKLPVDSQAGQFSVLFKLGEQRYKSKDHCKVPNPQWRERFTFKQFFNSPENLEVELRSKEGRKAAESLGKRCVNLSKIPFDQRQLIEMEYGTGHVYCLLMLTMCSGVSISDLCAAPLSEPRELQNQLDNYSLKRSLTNLRDVGFLQVKVIKATDLMAADLNGKSDPFCVLELGNDRLQTHTVYKSLNPEWNTVFTFPVKDIHDVLVVTIFDEDGDKAPDFLGKVAIPLLLIRRGQQIAFPLKKEDLGELSKGSITLELEVIFNPVRASIRTFQPKERYFMEDNPKFSKKALARNVMRVQTLYRAIMSTLQYIKSCFQWESFQRSLLAFLVFLVTVWYWEFYMLPLSFVLLISWNYLQIRSGRVSQDVANIDLADEDEDDEKESERKGLIEKIHMVQDIILTVQNLLDGIACLGERIKNTFNWTMPFLSALALLMFITAAIITYFIPIRYIVLIWGINKFTKKLRNPYSIDNNEVLDFLSRVPSDVQKVQYSELRGSRKKKVL; encoded by the exons ATGGAGAAGAAGCCAGGCATGATGCAGCATCTCCGTCAGAAGATGCTGCCACACTTCAAGCGGAGCAAGGAACCCTTAAACAAGTTGGCTGTCCAGCTTGACCACAATCGGATAAGCTCCTCCGTTCCTGACGTAAGGAACGTGAAGCAGGGTTACCCCCAGGTCTCCTCCAGAGTGCCTTTTCAGCAGTACAACAGTCCCAGTTATAGCGATCCTTCCACACCGCTTGCCAGGCCTCCTACAGGTCCTGTAGGAGGTGGGAGGAGTGTAAACCTTAAAGCAGGTAGTGGAAGAATAGGGAGGAGTGAAAACAGACTGAGCGTGCctacaaactgcacaaaccGTTCTTCTTCCCAGGAATCCTTCAACAGTCTTTGTGGAGAGGAGACATCTTCTCGGGACACATACCAACCTGGACGAGGCATGGAGCCCGAGGAACTTGCACTACCAGAGATGATGACTGTTTACAGTCCAGACAGTGCGGCTGTAGATGATTCCCTGGACAGCTCGCAG TATGATAACGATTACAGCGGTAACATAAAGGAAGGGGACCACCAAAAT TATGAGATGGACAATGAGGCTGTGAACATGTCTGAGAGTGCCAGAGATTCCCAGAGGTCCTACCTGCTCACCGTTAACTTAAAGGAAGGACGCAACTTGGTCATCAGGGACCGCTGTG GTACCAGCGACCCCTACGTCAAATTCAAATTGGATGGAAAAACATTCTACAAAAGTAAAGTGGTTTATAAAAACCTCAACCCTGTATGGAATGAGTCCTTCTCTTTGCCCATTAAGGATCTGAATCAGAAGCTTTACATCaag GTGTATGACCGTGACCTTACAACTGATGACTTTATGGGCGCTGCAAGTGTCCTTCTGAGTGATCTGGAGATGGACAA GGTCAATGAGATGTCTTTGCGCCTGGATGACCCAAACAGCCTGGAGGAGGACATGGGCGTCGTATTGGTGGACTTGAGTCTGTCACTCAGAAATGGAGACAACAAAAGAAGCAAT AAATGGCACCAAAAACGAACACGAAGTAGTAGG GCTGGAAAGAATTCTCAGAGTGTTAGTTTGTCAGAAGAGCTGAAGAAGAGTCAGCTGTGGACATCTGTGTTGTTGGTGACTCTGGTTGAGGGTAAGAAGCTGCCGGTGGACAGTCAGGCAGGTCAGTTCTCCGTTCTCTTCAAACTGGGAGAGCAGCGATACAAAAGCAAG gATCACTGCAAAGTGCCAAATCCTCAGTGGAGAGAGAGGTTCACCTTCAAACAGTTTTTCAACAGTCCGGAAAATCTGGAGGTGGAGCTCCGGTCCAAGGAAGGACGAAAGGCTGCGGAATCCCTGGGGAA GCGTTGCGTGAACCTGTCAAAAATCCCTTTCGATCAAAGGCAATTGATAGAAATGGAATATGGGACAGGACACGTGTATTGCCTCCTTATGCTGACCATGTGCAGTGGCGTCTCCATCTCCGACCTCTGTGCCGCACCACTCAGTGAACCCCGTGAACTTCAGAACCAGCTGGACAACTAT AGTTTAAAAAGGTCCCTGACAAATCTTCGTGACGTTGGTTTCCTTCAAGTCAAAGTTATTAAGGCTACTGATCTGATGGCTGCTGATTTAAATG GCAAGAGTgaccctttctgtgtgctggaaCTGGGGAACGACAGACTACAAACCCACACGGTCTACAAAAGCCTAAACCCAGAATGGAATACAGTCTTTACATT CCCTGTCAAAGACATTCATGATGTTCTGGTGGTGACTATCTTTGATGAGGATGGAGACAAGGCGCCAGACTTCCTTGGAAAAGTTGCCATTCCTCTGCTTTTG atccgcAGGGGACAACAGATTGCCTTCCCGCTGAAGAAAGAGGACTTAGGCGAGCTGTCGAAGGGGAGCATCACTCTGGAGCTGGAGGTTATTTTTAACCCT gtcAGAGCAAGTATTAGAACCTTCCAGCCAAAGGAGAGATATTTTATGGAGGACAATCCCAAGTTTTCCAAAAAG gcTCTGGCCAGGAACGTGATGCGTGTTCAGACATTGTACAGGGCAATCATGTCGactctgcagtacatcaaaagcTGCTTCCAGTGGGAGAGTTTTCAGAGGAGCCTGCTAGCCTTCCTG GTGTTTTTGGTGACAGTATGGTACTGGGAGTTTTATATGCTGCCCCTCTCCTTTGTTCTGCTCATCTCGTGGAACTACCTACAGATCCGCTCTGGACGGGTCAGCCAGGATGTG gcCAACATCGATTTGGCGGATGAGGATGAAGACGATGAGAAG GAGTCcgagaggaaagggctcatagAGAAAATCCACATGGTCCAAGACATCATCCTCACCGTTCAAAACCTTCTCGACGGGATCGCTTGTTTAGGGGAGAGGATTAAAAA CACGTTCAACTGGACCATGCCGTTCCTGTCAGCCTTGGCTTTGTTGATGTTCATCACTGCAGCAATTATCACATACTTCATCCCTATACGCTACATAGTTTTAATATGGG GTATCAATAAATTCACCAAGAAATTACGGAACCCGTACAGCATTGACAACAATGAAGTGCTTGATTTCCTGTCGAGGGTGCCTTCAGATGTGCAGAAG GTTCAGTACAGTGAGCTGagagggagcaggaagaagaaagtCTTGTAG
- the LOC116325521 gene encoding multiple C2 and transmembrane domain-containing protein 2-like isoform X2 translates to MEKKPGMMQHLRQKMLPHFKRSKEPLNKLAVQLDHNRISSSVPDVRNVKQGYPQVSSRVPFQQYNSPSYSDPSTPLARPPTGPVGGGRSVNLKAGSGRIGRSENRLSVPTNCTNRSSSQESFNSLCGEETSSRDTYQPGRGMEPEELALPEMMTVYSPDSAAVDDSLDSSQYDNDYSGNIKEGDHQNYEMDNEAVNMSESARDSQRSYLLTVNLKEGRNLVIRDRCGTSDPYVKFKLDGKTFYKSKVVYKNLNPVWNESFSLPIKDLNQKLYIKVYDRDLTTDDFMGAASVLLSDLEMDKVNEMSLRLDDPNSLEEDMGVVLVDLSLSLRNGDNKRSNAGKNSQSVSLSEELKKSQLWTSVLLVTLVEGKKLPVDSQAGQFSVLFKLGEQRYKSKDHCKVPNPQWRERFTFKQFFNSPENLEVELRSKEGRKAAESLGKRCVNLSKIPFDQRQLIEMEYGTGHVYCLLMLTMCSGVSISDLCAAPLSEPRELQNQLDNYSLKRSLTNLRDVGFLQVKVIKATDLMAADLNGKSDPFCVLELGNDRLQTHTVYKSLNPEWNTVFTFPVKDIHDVLVVTIFDEDGDKAPDFLGKVAIPLLLIRRGQQIAFPLKKEDLGELSKGSITLELEVIFNPVRASIRTFQPKERYFMEDNPKFSKKALARNVMRVQTLYRAIMSTLQYIKSCFQWESFQRSLLAFLVFLVTVWYWEFYMLPLSFVLLISWNYLQIRSGRVSQDVANIDLADEDEDDEKESERKGLIEKIHMVQDIILTVQNLLDGIACLGERIKNTFNWTMPFLSALALLMFITAAIITYFIPIRYIVLIWGINKFTKKLRNPYSIDNNEVLDFLSRVPSDVQKVQYSELRGSRKKKVL, encoded by the exons ATGGAGAAGAAGCCAGGCATGATGCAGCATCTCCGTCAGAAGATGCTGCCACACTTCAAGCGGAGCAAGGAACCCTTAAACAAGTTGGCTGTCCAGCTTGACCACAATCGGATAAGCTCCTCCGTTCCTGACGTAAGGAACGTGAAGCAGGGTTACCCCCAGGTCTCCTCCAGAGTGCCTTTTCAGCAGTACAACAGTCCCAGTTATAGCGATCCTTCCACACCGCTTGCCAGGCCTCCTACAGGTCCTGTAGGAGGTGGGAGGAGTGTAAACCTTAAAGCAGGTAGTGGAAGAATAGGGAGGAGTGAAAACAGACTGAGCGTGCctacaaactgcacaaaccGTTCTTCTTCCCAGGAATCCTTCAACAGTCTTTGTGGAGAGGAGACATCTTCTCGGGACACATACCAACCTGGACGAGGCATGGAGCCCGAGGAACTTGCACTACCAGAGATGATGACTGTTTACAGTCCAGACAGTGCGGCTGTAGATGATTCCCTGGACAGCTCGCAG TATGATAACGATTACAGCGGTAACATAAAGGAAGGGGACCACCAAAAT TATGAGATGGACAATGAGGCTGTGAACATGTCTGAGAGTGCCAGAGATTCCCAGAGGTCCTACCTGCTCACCGTTAACTTAAAGGAAGGACGCAACTTGGTCATCAGGGACCGCTGTG GTACCAGCGACCCCTACGTCAAATTCAAATTGGATGGAAAAACATTCTACAAAAGTAAAGTGGTTTATAAAAACCTCAACCCTGTATGGAATGAGTCCTTCTCTTTGCCCATTAAGGATCTGAATCAGAAGCTTTACATCaag GTGTATGACCGTGACCTTACAACTGATGACTTTATGGGCGCTGCAAGTGTCCTTCTGAGTGATCTGGAGATGGACAA GGTCAATGAGATGTCTTTGCGCCTGGATGACCCAAACAGCCTGGAGGAGGACATGGGCGTCGTATTGGTGGACTTGAGTCTGTCACTCAGAAATGGAGACAACAAAAGAAGCAAT GCTGGAAAGAATTCTCAGAGTGTTAGTTTGTCAGAAGAGCTGAAGAAGAGTCAGCTGTGGACATCTGTGTTGTTGGTGACTCTGGTTGAGGGTAAGAAGCTGCCGGTGGACAGTCAGGCAGGTCAGTTCTCCGTTCTCTTCAAACTGGGAGAGCAGCGATACAAAAGCAAG gATCACTGCAAAGTGCCAAATCCTCAGTGGAGAGAGAGGTTCACCTTCAAACAGTTTTTCAACAGTCCGGAAAATCTGGAGGTGGAGCTCCGGTCCAAGGAAGGACGAAAGGCTGCGGAATCCCTGGGGAA GCGTTGCGTGAACCTGTCAAAAATCCCTTTCGATCAAAGGCAATTGATAGAAATGGAATATGGGACAGGACACGTGTATTGCCTCCTTATGCTGACCATGTGCAGTGGCGTCTCCATCTCCGACCTCTGTGCCGCACCACTCAGTGAACCCCGTGAACTTCAGAACCAGCTGGACAACTAT AGTTTAAAAAGGTCCCTGACAAATCTTCGTGACGTTGGTTTCCTTCAAGTCAAAGTTATTAAGGCTACTGATCTGATGGCTGCTGATTTAAATG GCAAGAGTgaccctttctgtgtgctggaaCTGGGGAACGACAGACTACAAACCCACACGGTCTACAAAAGCCTAAACCCAGAATGGAATACAGTCTTTACATT CCCTGTCAAAGACATTCATGATGTTCTGGTGGTGACTATCTTTGATGAGGATGGAGACAAGGCGCCAGACTTCCTTGGAAAAGTTGCCATTCCTCTGCTTTTG atccgcAGGGGACAACAGATTGCCTTCCCGCTGAAGAAAGAGGACTTAGGCGAGCTGTCGAAGGGGAGCATCACTCTGGAGCTGGAGGTTATTTTTAACCCT gtcAGAGCAAGTATTAGAACCTTCCAGCCAAAGGAGAGATATTTTATGGAGGACAATCCCAAGTTTTCCAAAAAG gcTCTGGCCAGGAACGTGATGCGTGTTCAGACATTGTACAGGGCAATCATGTCGactctgcagtacatcaaaagcTGCTTCCAGTGGGAGAGTTTTCAGAGGAGCCTGCTAGCCTTCCTG GTGTTTTTGGTGACAGTATGGTACTGGGAGTTTTATATGCTGCCCCTCTCCTTTGTTCTGCTCATCTCGTGGAACTACCTACAGATCCGCTCTGGACGGGTCAGCCAGGATGTG gcCAACATCGATTTGGCGGATGAGGATGAAGACGATGAGAAG GAGTCcgagaggaaagggctcatagAGAAAATCCACATGGTCCAAGACATCATCCTCACCGTTCAAAACCTTCTCGACGGGATCGCTTGTTTAGGGGAGAGGATTAAAAA CACGTTCAACTGGACCATGCCGTTCCTGTCAGCCTTGGCTTTGTTGATGTTCATCACTGCAGCAATTATCACATACTTCATCCCTATACGCTACATAGTTTTAATATGGG GTATCAATAAATTCACCAAGAAATTACGGAACCCGTACAGCATTGACAACAATGAAGTGCTTGATTTCCTGTCGAGGGTGCCTTCAGATGTGCAGAAG GTTCAGTACAGTGAGCTGagagggagcaggaagaagaaagtCTTGTAG